From Humibacter ginsenosidimutans, a single genomic window includes:
- a CDS encoding DUF2804 domain-containing protein has protein sequence MSAASAETAAERELVAPVSLCLPNGRLNPEALGFTRRRQHDTSGVAARRGSLPPYAWGRNKRWEYWAITSPTHIVAVTVSALDYAALHEIWVLDRTSLTEIDAVAIAPLGSSVELPPSFAGGPAKAVTRQLEIDIDEVEGGTGIRAETGRVRLDATALRPDGHEAMGVAAAWSSRLLQYSVKDVARPVRGTLTVDGIEHVLPEGESWAVLDHGRGRWPYRVSWNWGAASGSIGGRRIGLQLGGEWLPKLGPTEHSLSIDGRVNKIAGVLRWEFDRADYLKPWRITGERADLTFTPFFDRHASTNFLIVSSKTHQCFGHYSGWMLDDAGDRVAIEGLLGWAEDVHNRW, from the coding sequence ATGAGCGCCGCCTCCGCCGAGACGGCGGCGGAGCGCGAGCTCGTGGCGCCGGTGTCGCTGTGCCTGCCGAACGGGCGACTCAATCCCGAGGCGCTCGGCTTCACGCGACGCCGGCAGCACGACACGAGCGGGGTGGCCGCGCGGCGCGGCAGCCTGCCGCCGTACGCGTGGGGGCGCAACAAGCGGTGGGAGTACTGGGCCATCACGTCGCCGACGCACATCGTCGCCGTCACGGTGTCCGCGCTCGACTACGCGGCACTGCATGAGATATGGGTGCTCGACCGCACCTCGCTCACCGAGATCGATGCGGTCGCGATCGCACCGTTAGGCTCGAGCGTCGAGCTCCCGCCGAGCTTCGCCGGCGGACCGGCGAAGGCCGTGACGCGCCAGCTCGAGATCGACATCGACGAGGTCGAAGGGGGCACGGGCATCCGCGCCGAGACTGGGCGCGTGCGACTGGACGCGACCGCGCTGCGCCCCGACGGACACGAGGCGATGGGTGTCGCCGCGGCTTGGAGCTCCCGGCTGCTGCAGTACTCGGTGAAGGATGTCGCACGGCCGGTACGCGGAACTCTCACCGTCGATGGCATCGAGCACGTGCTGCCGGAGGGCGAATCGTGGGCGGTGCTCGATCACGGTCGAGGGCGGTGGCCGTATCGAGTGTCGTGGAACTGGGGTGCGGCATCCGGATCGATCGGCGGTCGCCGGATCGGGCTGCAGCTCGGCGGAGAGTGGTTGCCGAAGCTCGGACCGACGGAGCACTCGCTCAGCATCGACGGTCGGGTGAACAAGATCGCCGGGGTGCTGCGCTGGGAGTTCGATCGCGCCGACTATCTGAAGCCCTGGCGCATCACGGGCGAACGCGCCGACCTCACGTTCACGCCGTTCTTCGACCGGCACGCCTCGACGAACTTCCTGATCGTCTCGTCGAAGACGCATCAGTGCTTCGGGCATTACTCCGGGTGGATGCTCGACGACGCGGGCGATCGCGTCGCGATCGAGGGCCTCCTCGGCTGGGCCGAGGACGTGCACAACCGCTGGTGA
- a CDS encoding MFS transporter — MTRTLAPAVQASAAARQRRLFVWLFLMNAVLLACYAAFIVIFVPNQVQNVDPAQKVGNLAIVTTSASIATIFVQPLIGAFSDRTRSRLGKRAPWVLIGASGAAVFMLLLAGAATLFWITVFYVMVMILLNTLNAPIPAIITDRVPTRSRGAASAVLAMGTLVGMGTGVLLAGYFAELIGIGYSVFAALVLLSAFGFVLFNRDFTSKDAERTPLDWRAFLAGFWVSPRKHPDFAWAFAARFLMILAYQGVQSYLLYILRDHIHMSVDASNSFAGVLTVVQLLGALVSTYASGKLSDRMHRRKPFVIAASLIMGCALAVPLVWPTVTGMVVLAALFGFGYGVYLSVDLALMTEVLPAEGVSSGRDMGILNVATTLPQALTPLVAWALISLTGGYASIFIAGIVFAVLGAAAILPIKSAR; from the coding sequence GTGACCCGAACACTCGCTCCCGCCGTGCAGGCGTCCGCGGCGGCCCGCCAACGCAGACTGTTCGTCTGGCTGTTCCTGATGAACGCGGTGCTGCTGGCCTGCTACGCCGCCTTCATCGTGATCTTCGTGCCGAACCAGGTGCAGAACGTCGACCCGGCGCAGAAGGTCGGCAACCTCGCGATCGTGACCACGTCGGCATCCATCGCGACGATCTTCGTTCAACCGTTGATCGGCGCCTTCTCCGACCGCACCCGCAGCCGACTGGGCAAGCGGGCACCGTGGGTGCTGATCGGCGCATCGGGCGCGGCCGTCTTCATGCTGCTCCTTGCGGGCGCCGCCACCCTGTTCTGGATCACGGTCTTCTACGTCATGGTGATGATCCTGCTGAACACCCTCAACGCGCCGATCCCCGCGATCATCACCGACCGGGTTCCGACGCGCAGCCGGGGTGCGGCCTCCGCCGTGCTCGCGATGGGCACGCTCGTCGGCATGGGGACCGGCGTGCTGCTGGCCGGCTACTTCGCCGAGCTGATCGGCATCGGCTACAGCGTGTTCGCCGCGCTCGTGCTGCTCTCCGCGTTCGGCTTCGTGCTGTTCAACAGGGACTTCACGTCGAAGGATGCCGAACGCACGCCGCTCGACTGGCGCGCGTTCCTCGCGGGGTTCTGGGTGAGCCCGCGCAAGCATCCGGACTTCGCATGGGCGTTCGCGGCGCGGTTCCTGATGATCCTGGCGTACCAGGGAGTGCAGAGCTATCTGCTCTACATCCTGCGCGACCACATTCACATGAGCGTCGACGCGTCGAACTCGTTCGCGGGGGTGCTCACGGTCGTGCAGCTGCTCGGCGCGCTGGTCAGCACGTATGCGTCGGGCAAGCTCTCGGACAGGATGCACCGGCGCAAGCCGTTCGTCATCGCCGCCTCGCTCATCATGGGCTGCGCCCTTGCGGTGCCGCTCGTCTGGCCGACCGTGACGGGCATGGTCGTGCTGGCCGCGCTGTTCGGCTTCGGCTACGGCGTGTACCTCAGCGTCGATCTCGCGCTCATGACCGAGGTGCTGCCCGCGGAGGGTGTGTCGTCGGGACGCGACATGGGCATCCTCAACGTCGCGACGACGCTGCCGCAGGCGCTGACCCCGCTCGTGGCGTGGGCGCTGATCAGCCTGACCGGCGGATACGCGTCGATCTTCATCGCGGGCATCGTGTTCGCCGTGCTCGGTGCCGCGGCGATCCTGCCGATCAAGAGCGCGCGATGA
- a CDS encoding ROK family transcriptional regulator, whose protein sequence is MTEAAPAMPPTRGAARSSLGSNLDGVRQHNLGAILQLVHGIPGRSRSELTRATGLSRSTIGALVGELAALGLVSEEEPRETSGVGRPSPIVVANPRVVTVTVNPEVDGVTVGVVGLDGTVHRTVHHATDAPPTAQGAARIVSTVLDGLKALLDSGLRVAGVGAAVPGSVRMADGVVRMAPHLEWVDEPFGALLEDATGLPALVANDASLGANAERLYGAGRGIDDLIYLNGGAGGIGGGVITHGAPLTGNSGYAGELGHTLVNSAGVRCHCGAVGCLETEVSQARLLEALGVVDPADLDEVMAADGAGVHAEVERQLGYLAVGIRNAVNILNPRRVVLGGFLGALLDAAPQVLDLSVRAQSLSASAEQVDVVRAELGSGVLTIGAAELAFTRLIADPTALQR, encoded by the coding sequence GTGACCGAAGCCGCACCGGCGATGCCGCCGACACGAGGCGCAGCCCGCTCATCGTTGGGCAGCAACCTCGACGGCGTGCGCCAGCACAATCTCGGCGCCATTCTGCAGCTGGTGCACGGCATCCCCGGGCGCTCGCGCTCCGAGCTCACGCGAGCCACCGGGCTGAGCCGTTCGACGATCGGTGCGCTCGTCGGCGAGCTGGCCGCCCTCGGACTGGTTTCCGAAGAGGAGCCCCGCGAAACCAGCGGCGTCGGGCGGCCGAGCCCGATCGTCGTCGCCAACCCCCGCGTCGTCACGGTCACGGTGAACCCCGAGGTCGACGGCGTGACAGTGGGTGTCGTCGGACTCGACGGCACCGTGCACCGCACCGTGCATCACGCCACGGATGCCCCGCCGACGGCACAGGGCGCGGCACGCATCGTCTCCACCGTGCTCGACGGCCTGAAGGCGCTGCTCGACTCGGGACTCAGGGTCGCCGGCGTCGGTGCGGCCGTGCCGGGAAGCGTGCGCATGGCCGACGGGGTCGTGCGCATGGCGCCGCACCTGGAGTGGGTCGACGAGCCCTTCGGCGCTCTGCTCGAAGACGCCACGGGGTTGCCGGCGCTGGTCGCCAACGATGCGAGCCTGGGAGCGAACGCCGAGCGACTGTACGGAGCTGGCAGAGGCATCGACGATCTCATCTACCTCAACGGCGGTGCGGGCGGCATCGGCGGCGGCGTCATCACGCACGGTGCGCCGCTCACCGGCAACTCCGGCTACGCGGGCGAGCTCGGCCACACGCTGGTCAACTCCGCGGGCGTCCGCTGCCACTGCGGTGCTGTCGGATGCCTCGAGACCGAGGTCTCGCAGGCCCGCCTCCTCGAGGCGCTCGGCGTCGTCGACCCCGCCGACCTCGACGAGGTGATGGCGGCAGATGGAGCAGGCGTGCACGCGGAGGTCGAGCGTCAGCTGGGCTACCTCGCCGTGGGCATCCGCAACGCGGTCAACATCCTCAACCCGCGTCGCGTCGTGCTCGGCGGATTCCTCGGAGCGCTGCTGGATGCCGCTCCCCAGGTTCTCGACCTGAGCGTGCGGGCGCAATCGCTGTCCGCCTCCGCCGAGCAGGTCGACGTCGTGCGCGCGGAACTCGGCTCCGGCGTGCTCACGATCGGCGCCGCCGAGCTCGCCTTCACGCGCCTCATCGCCGACCCCACCGCGCTGCAGCGCTGA